The genomic DNA ACGCTTAGCTTCATAATCAGAGTTTAAAGACTTTAAAGCATTATCAAAAAGTTCATTAAAGTAATTAATATCTTTTGGCGGTGTTTTAAATTCTATTAGCCATTCGTGTGCGCCTTTTTCTTTACCTTCCATAAAAATGGGAGCAGCCGTATAGTCTACAATTTCACTTTGTGTTTTTTTGCAAACTTTTTTTAAGGCATCTTCAGCGTTTTCAATAATTAACTCTTCACCAAAAACATTAATATGGTGTTTTGTTCTACCAGAAACTTTTATGCGATATGGAGAAATAGAGGTAAACCTAACTGTGTCGCCTATTTTATAACGCCATAAACCTGCATTTGTCGTAATTATTACAGCATAGTTTTTGTTTTTTTCTACTTCGCTTAAAGGAATAATTTTCTCATTGGGAGTTCCATAAGTATCCATTGGTATAAACTCATAAAAAATGCCATAGTCAAGCATTAATAATAACTCACTAGAGTGGTTTTTATCTTGAATGGCAAAGAAACCTTCAGAAGCATTATAAATTTCATAATACTTAAAATCTTTTTTAGGTAAAATGTTGCGATACTGTTCTAAATAAGGGTTAAAGCTTACACCGCCGTGAAAATAAACTTCTAAATTTGGCCAAATATCAAACAATGAGTTTTTATCGGTTTTTTCTAATACATTATTTAAAAGCACGAGCATCCATGAAGGTACACCAGCTAAACTGGTAACATTTTCATTAATAGTTTCATTTACAATTGCAGCCATTTTAGTTTCCCATTCGCTCATTAAGGAAACACGGTTACTAGGTGTGCTACTGTATTCTGCCCAAAAAGGCATATTGTCTATAAGTATGGCGCTTAAATCTCCAAAAGCAGTACCATTTTCTCTGTACAATTCCTTACTTCCACCTAAGCGTAAGCTTTTACCAGTAAATAATTGAGAGTTTTCATTATTGTTTAAATACAAACACAATAAATCTTTACTTGCAGCATAATGGCAATCTTCTAAAGACTCAGAGCTTACAGGAATAAATTTGCTTTTTCCACTTGTAGTACCACTAGATTTTGCAAACCATTTTATTGGTTTAGGCCAAAAAATATTATGTTCGCCTTGCCTTGAGCGTTCTATAAGTTCATGATATTCTTCATAATTAGAAATAGGAACACGAGAAGAAAAGTCTGTATATGTTTTTATTGAGCTAAAACCGTGTTGCTTACCAAACTCGGTGTCTTTTGCTGTTTCTATTAAACCTAAAAGTAGTTCTTCTTGAACTTCATTTGGGTATTTTAAAAAAAGATCTATTTGATGGAATCGTTTTTTTAAAAACCATGAGGCAATAGAATTTACTAAAGGTATTGGCATTTTTTTAATGTATATTTAGACTTTAAAAGTAAGATATTTTTTTATGACCTACCAAGGTGTTTTAACAAAAATGACGACAGAGCTCGGCAGTCCAATACAATATTATTTAATATTTGAGAATGATTTTATAAACATGAATCAATTGCTCAATAAAGAATTAAAGCTTCAATTTATTAAACATCAATGTTTAAACTGTAAAAATGATAGGCCTATTTATAGGCAAGGGTTTTGTAAAACTTGTTTTTTCGATATTCCTCAAGCTGCAGATTGGATTATGAGACCAGAGCTTAGTAAAGCTCATTTAGATCAAGAAGATCGTGATTTAGTGTACGAAAAGAAAGTGCAGCTGCAACCACATATAGTTTATTTAGCGAATTCAAGTAATATAAAAGTTGGAGTAACGCGTAAAACGCAAGTTCCTACACGATGGATAGATCAAGGCGCACATGAGGCTATAGAAATCGTTGAGGTGCCTAATCGTTATTTAGCTGGTATTACAGAAGTTGCTTTAAAAGATCATGTTGGTGATAAAACCAATTGGAGAACAATGCTAAAAAATGATATAGTTGATGAAAACTTAGTAGATTGGCGCAACAATTTAAAGCAATATATTCCAGATGAAGCTTTAGAGTATTTTATTGAAAATAATACAGAAACCAATTTAGAGTTTCCTGTGTTGCAATATCCTAAAAAACCAAAAAGCTTAAAAATAGAAAAAGCGCAAAGTTATACTGGTGTTTTAAAAGGAATAAAGGGACAGTATCTAATTTTTGAAGATGATACAGTTTGTAATATTAGAGGTAATGAAGGAAGTTATATTTCTTTAGAAATATAACGAAGCAAAAAAACCTCGCATTTTGAAAAATGCGAGGTTTGTATATATTGAAAAAATTCTACGTATTAATTATACGTTTTCAGCGTCTCTTAATCCTTGGATGTAAGATGCTTTTTGAATTTGACGACGACGAACAACAGAAGGCTTAGTAAAGAATTGGTTCTCTCTTAAGTTTTGCATTACTTTAATGTTACGGTGCTTTCTTTTGTAACGTTTTAACGCTCTTTCTATATTTTCTCCGTCTTTAATTTCTATTCTTAACATATCTATAAATTATGTGTATTCTTAAAATTCAGGTTGCAAATGTACGTCTAAGTTTTAAGTTATACAATAGACTTATTATTTTTTTGCAAATTATTTTATTTAATAGTATCTTTTTGTTTCTTTTTCTTGCCAAATAGGCCAATAATATTTTTTACCGTATTGCTCGTAGACTTTGTTGTGTCTGCTGTTGTAGACTCGGTGCTATTAGAATTGTTACCTAAAATAACATCTTTAATAATATCTTTTACAGGTGCATTTGTTTCTGTAGTTGTTGAGTCTTTATTGGTTTGGCTACCACCTAAACCACCTAAAAGATCTTTTATTTTGTCTTTTCCGTCGTTTACTAACTTTTGTTTCTGTATTTCAATAAGTTGTGCTGTTAGATTTTTTACACCACTTGTTAAGTCTGTACTTACTTTTGGGCTATCAAAATTCCCAGTTAAACTTGCAGTAATTGGTACCGAAATATTATTTACTTCGCTGTCATTTATTTGGCCTATTAAACGGTTTACATCGCTACCTAAATATTTGGCAGGAACATTAAAAACCAAATTATAGTCCATAGATTGGTCAAAGCCATGAGATCCTCCAATGCTAATGCCAATATCTTTATAATTTAAGTTAAAAGGTGTAATGTTTACTTTTCCATCATCAAACTGTAATGCTGTTTTTAAATCTTTTAAATCAAGTTTGTCAAAATCTATAAAATTTAATTTACTATTTAGAGCATTTAAAAGTTTTGCATTTTCTGGTTTAACATTTGTTGTTAAAAGCTCTGCTAAAGCACCACCAGAAATAGAGTTTAGTACAGGAGTAAAATCCTCTCCTAAATTTCCTTTTAAGTTTATTGCACTATTTAGTTTACCATCAAGCACTTTGGCAATAGGCGCTAAAGCTTTTAAAACATCAAGGTCTTTAAAAGATTGAGAGATATCAAAATTTTCAATACCTAAATCCATATTAAAATTAGGTATTTCGGTTTTAGTATCCACAATTCCGCTTAATGCTAAATTACCACCAAAAATACTTGAAGTTACTTTTCTTAAATCGGCTTTTTCATCTTGTATTACTAAAGTACCTTTTACATTTTTAAGTGTTAAATTATCATATAAAACGGTAGTTGCATTTGCATTAATTGTGCAGTCTAAAAAAGCTGGAATTTTTAA from Lacinutrix sp. 5H-3-7-4 includes the following:
- a CDS encoding GH3 auxin-responsive promoter family protein, which codes for MPIPLVNSIASWFLKKRFHQIDLFLKYPNEVQEELLLGLIETAKDTEFGKQHGFSSIKTYTDFSSRVPISNYEEYHELIERSRQGEHNIFWPKPIKWFAKSSGTTSGKSKFIPVSSESLEDCHYAASKDLLCLYLNNNENSQLFTGKSLRLGGSKELYRENGTAFGDLSAILIDNMPFWAEYSSTPSNRVSLMSEWETKMAAIVNETINENVTSLAGVPSWMLVLLNNVLEKTDKNSLFDIWPNLEVYFHGGVSFNPYLEQYRNILPKKDFKYYEIYNASEGFFAIQDKNHSSELLLMLDYGIFYEFIPMDTYGTPNEKIIPLSEVEKNKNYAVIITTNAGLWRYKIGDTVRFTSISPYRIKVSGRTKHHINVFGEELIIENAEDALKKVCKKTQSEIVDYTAAPIFMEGKEKGAHEWLIEFKTPPKDINYFNELFDNALKSLNSDYEAKRYNNMTLNKPKINVARQQLFYDWLKENDKLGGQHKVPRLSNTRDYIDALLKLN
- a CDS encoding DUF2797 domain-containing protein, with amino-acid sequence MTYQGVLTKMTTELGSPIQYYLIFENDFINMNQLLNKELKLQFIKHQCLNCKNDRPIYRQGFCKTCFFDIPQAADWIMRPELSKAHLDQEDRDLVYEKKVQLQPHIVYLANSSNIKVGVTRKTQVPTRWIDQGAHEAIEIVEVPNRYLAGITEVALKDHVGDKTNWRTMLKNDIVDENLVDWRNNLKQYIPDEALEYFIENNTETNLEFPVLQYPKKPKSLKIEKAQSYTGVLKGIKGQYLIFEDDTVCNIRGNEGSYISLEI
- the rpsU gene encoding 30S ribosomal protein S21, which codes for MLRIEIKDGENIERALKRYKRKHRNIKVMQNLRENQFFTKPSVVRRRQIQKASYIQGLRDAENV